Genomic window (Salvelinus namaycush isolate Seneca chromosome 27, SaNama_1.0, whole genome shotgun sequence):
GAACACAGACAGAACCCTTActggaacacagagacagaaccaAATATGAAAATAGAATCATCTTGCTTTATCTAATTAAGAAGATGGATAGTTGTAGGATTCTACTAATGACAGTGGAAAGCAGTGTGAGACAGAACagcaggcagaggagagagagaaaaagagagagacaaacaatAAGAGAGGACAGAAAGGGACCTCATACTCACTCTTTCTTCCACGTCCACACCTCCtttagaaactcctccctgctgaGGTCCTGTCTTCGCTTCCCTCGTTCCCTAAACAACCTCCTCTCCACCACTGTCTGAGATTAACAACAGAAGGTTGGACACAGGCTTTATATTGAGCTTGAAAGAGAAGCGAATGTGAAAGATAATATGGATAGCCAGGTTAGGGAGACACACCTGTGTAGCGATGCCTGCATGGTCACACCCTGGTACCCAGAGAACTTTGTAGCCCTGCATCCTCCTCCTGATACAACCACACATTCAATCAGTACAACAATACACTTCATCAGATCTCCTAAAACATGTCAAATACATTAGCCATTCAAAAAGCAACACATTTCAGCTCTGAGAGTTCTCATACGACGGATAGGAATGTGATGTGGTGCCATTTCATTTCAgccaaaaaaagaaacatctctATCCAACTGATTCTATTATTGTCGGTGAGAAATAGTTACCAGCGGACCAATGCATCCTCTATGGCCACTGTGAGTGCATGGCCGAGGTGCAGCGTGCCAGTCACATTAGGCGGAGGGATAcacatggagaaggagtgattcACAGCATGTGGCAGTCTGTCCTAAACGTTGATacaaacaataaaataacatggGCATTAGACTAAATCTAACTATTAGAGCACTATCACATACATTGTTATTAGAGCTGTGTTGTCTGCATGGATTGTTCCTAACATGGGAGCATCATCAGGCAGTAAAATATGGCTTATTATAATGCTCTATTCTCTTACATTGATCTCTGGGGTGAAGAAGCCTTCTTTCTCCCACCACTGGTACCAACTGGTCTCCACATACTCAGGACTGTAGGACGAAGGGAAGGGCACGGTGGTGTCTAAACAAGGGATGGTCAGGGTGAATAAAAAGAGAGGAATTTATTTAGCGAGAGAGTGTGGCAACGGGAGCAAGCGAGTGCTTGAAAAGACTACTTTCTGTATTATCCCAGTGAAACCAGCTTGATCTCTGCGTTCATGACAGGACTAGGGTGTAAGTCTTTTAGGACtaggaattgccagggacctcacgatacgatattatcacgctacgatattatcacgatacttttGGTCCCGAAACAATATTATCACGATATGTTGGTGCCGAAACGATATTATCACAATATGTTGGTGCCGAAACAATATTATCATGATACTTTTGGTGCCGaaacgatattatcacgatatgTTGGTGCCAAAAcgatattatcatgatacttTGGTGCCGATACCATATGTATTGCTATTCTcctgattctatatgtattgcaattcgatactgtgatttttatTGAGATTtgatgtctgctgcagagagacaagacagagacatgagaacgagttttgatcagtcacggaaataaaagtgctgaaaacacattggctccctatttaaaaagaagatggaaagAAGATGAGAAAAGATGGaaaacaagctatgaaggaaaaatactattATATTATACTATTAGTATtgccaactagcgcaaaaatattattgcgatattgtcaaaacgatacgatATATATcttcaaaaataatatcccgatatgtaactgtatcaatGTTTTCCCTCCATAACTAAAGTCTTCAGGACATTCATTACCTTTCTTCTCCCCAGGAGGTGTTGGAACTCTGTACGCaatcctctctttctcactccatTTCATTCCTTGATCTTCAACATTCTGAAAACGGATTTAACTTTCATGTAAAACTAACAAGTCTATGTCTTAAGTTTGTTATGTGTAAGAGTTCACTAACTAGGAGTGAGGTCACCTACATTGTGTTGACTGCTCAGTATGGCCTTCTCCTTATCTCTCCTCCGCCTCTCTTTCTCAGCCTGGGTCCGGAGAGCGGGAGTTGATTGAGGAGGTTTTGCCGCATTGTGAGAATAGAGCCTACGTGAACATTTTCTGTGTATTGCCCTCTCTGCTGCCCTCACAGAGAGGCCACAAGCGGACCTCCACATCTCCTGCAAAACAAATCAAGAGAAAATGAAAGTAAAGAAAATGAGGCAGCCACTGATTTCCCATCGACTACATGAGTCTATGAGCCCCTTCACTGGAACATTTTTTACGACATTTTCAAATCCATTCCAATCATCCATTTCAAACATTCCATGGGTCTAGGCATTTGCTTTCTGTTTGCCAATTACGCTGCCTGGATAAGTGCATAAATGATAATTGTAGCTAGGTGATACATTGGGGTAAAATAGACTCAAGAGAATAATATTTTAAATGCACCTCTTCAGAGACTTCTGTCACTTTGCTACGTTGCTGTTTTATAGTCATACTCATAATAATATATAGTGATTGAGCGCTGTTGACTACATTATTCCAATGAATGATACATAATATGTGCTCTACCTTCAAGATGATGTGCTCGTGGGCGCCGACATGTTAAACTAGCTGCGACCTTTCAACTACGACCTAACGGAGCATGAACTCATTTGTTCACTATATCTTAATTGTAATTTGTTTGACACTTTATCAAACACTTTATGAATTATGTAGAACTGATAACCTAAACATATTTTACTGTTTCTCATTGACTAGCTATGTCTTTCGTGTCACAACCATAGCAAAAGTGCAACAAGCTCTATGCTTCCCAACGGACTCGTTTGTGCggagagcaaccggaagtggtccGTCTGGGAATTCCTTCCCAAAGATCTTCTCGTCGAACGTTCAACGAGGAGTCAGAGTATCTCGACAGGGTTGGTCACGTTTAATTCGACTCAACGTGTCGGATTGAAGAAACAGAGTGATTGTTGTTCATAAAATAACGTCAGTTGACATTTCGCTTGTTGACAGCTGGTGCGAGCTCAAAACCGACAGTTAATATCAGGATGGCGGAGGCGCCAGGTACTTCTAGCGAGACGATAACGGAGACCGTTCAAGTTGACACACCGCCACCGCCCCAGCAGGTAAGCTAGATATAGAAACTGCTATAATTAGCGAATGATATGATGAAGAAAGATAACAACTAGGTTGATATGCATCATGTGGCCGCACCAAAGATTGGAGCTAACGTTTGCTAGGTATTTTAACTAACTACAATTAGCTAGTTACCATTAGCACCACAGCCATAATAACCGTTAGCTAGCTCATAGAATCATGACGGAATTATTTGATCTTACTTCACTTGATCTAGCCTAGCTGTCAAGTTTAGTACATTGCCAGTAGTACACGTAAATATGATGTTGACTGGCTACATGACCCTGTTGACAAGAGAAACACCCAATGCCTGTTATGTGTATGAAGGTGAATCTCAAACACAGGCTCCTCTCTGCGTGTCTCTCAGGAGGGACGTAGCCTGACCATCAAGCTGAGGAAGAGAAAGACTGACAAGAAGGTGGAGTGGTCCAGCGACACAGTGGACAACGAGCATCTGGGAAGGAGGTCCTCCAAGTGTGAGTGTCCATTACCCACCTGTTTCCCGACTGTTTAGATGCAGTCATCTGTTCTGTCATCGTCCCAGCTGGCTCTCTGCGATAGATACCTGGGGGTGATGTTATCTACACATAGGCCTGTGCATGCTGCAGTTCTAGATATTATTGGTGGCTGATGACTGAGTATTCTTGACGCCCCCCCCAGGTTGCTGCGTCTACGAGAAGCCCAAACAGTTTGGGGAGTCCTCCTCTGAAAGTGAGGGAGATGACGGCGACGAGGGCTGTGGAAGTGCACACTGCATTCTAGGACATGGGAAAGACGGCAGGCATGGACAcagaggagggggtggggggagtaCGGTTCCTCCAAGCTCTGGGGGATCACATGCCCACTAATGATTAGGAATGGTGCTGAGGGAGGAATGGAGCGTAGGGGTTCTTCAGTCGATGACAATGACACATTATACTGCTACACACACGCTCTCATTTAGTTCAGTCACTGCAGTACCTGAGAGGAAAAGGACGCGACAGATAaaaatgagggagggagagagcctaTATTTCTGCCTGTTTGATAAGAAAAAGGGGTACAATCATTTTCCTTATTTTTATAAATAATATTTTTCCTTATTTATTGATTTGTCGTAATACTTGATTTTACTTAATTATGTGGCAGTATCTTAGCCTGAGTGCCAGACAGTGTTCCTTCTTGTCAAACAAGGATTTGGAAAGATGATTATGTAACATTGTAGAGTGCATAAATAGTCTAGTACCCAGGCTACCACTGGGTCtgggtcccaaatgacaccctgttccctatatacagccctggtcaaaagtattcaCTTTAAATTCataatttaaatgacaggttgtaatggaacaaaataggaaaaatgccaagagggcatttttcctattttgttccattacaacctgtcatttaaattgatttttatttggatttcatgtaatggacttaaacaaaatagtccaaattgatgATGTGaattgaaaaaaattacttgtttcaacaacaaaatgaaaagtggtgcgtgcatatgtattcaccccctttgctaagaagcccctgaataagatctggtgcaaccaattaccttcagaagtcacataattagttaaataaagtccacctgtgtgcaatctaagtgtcacatgatctgtcatatATCTACTGAGATCATACACCTGTTctaaaaggccccagagtctgaaaCACCACCaaacaagcggcaccatgaagaccaaggagctctccaaacaggtcagggacaaagttgtggagaagtacagatctgGTTtggtttataaaaaaaaatatctgaaactttgaacatcccacggagcaccattaaaatcattgtaaaaaaaaaaaaaaatcgaaagaatatggcaccacaacaaacctgccaagagagggccgcccaccaacactcacggaccaggcaaggagggcattaatcagagaggcaacaaagagaccaaagataaccctgaaggagctgcaaagctccacagcggagattggagtatctgtccataggaccactttaagccgtacactccacagagctgggctttacggaaaagTGGccagaaaaataaagaaaaaataagcaaacacgtttggtgttcgccaaaagtcatgtgggagactcccctaacatggaagaaggtactctggttagatgagacaTAAATtcagctttttggccatcaaagaAAATGCTGTCttgcgcaaacccaacacctctcatcaccccgagatcaacatgtttttcattggcagggactgggaaactagccagaattgaaggaatgatggatggcgctaaatacagggaaattcttgagagaaacctgtttcagtcttccagagatttgagactgggacggaggttcaccatCCAAGAGGaaaatgacccaaagcatactgctaaagcaacactcaagtggtttaaggggatacatttaaatgtcttggaatggcctagtcaaagcccagacctcaatccaattgagaatctgtggtatgacttaaagattgctgtacaccagcagaacccatccagcttaaaggagctggagcagttttgcctgggaagaatgggcaaaaatcccagtggctagatgtgccaagctcatagagacataccccaagagacttgcagctgtagttGCTGCAaagggtggctctacaaagtattgactttggggggggtgaatagttatgcacgctcaaatgttgttttttgtcttatttcttatttgtttcacctcaaaaaatattttgcatcttcaaagtggtaggcataaatcaaatgatacaacccccccaaaatcaattttaattccgggttttaatgcaacaaaataggaaaaatgtcaagggggatgaatactttcgcaagctacTGTataaggccctggtcaaaagtagtggactttatagggaatagactgccatttgggatgcaagcttctgttttgttttttgttttttttaatctttGTTTCAAAGTAATGATTTTAAAAACCTCCATTAATACTTAAACAGCAAACACTTCTTGTTTTATGGACACATTGTTTTTACATAAACAGTAGTCTATCGGTAAACATTACAGATGTTTAGGGGAGTATTTCGGacagtttttatttttgtatatgTTTTTGTGGGACACTTTTAAGGAGAAGTTTTGAGATAAGCTGGTCTTGTTTTTCTTATTTTCACGTGAAATTGCTGTAGTCATTACGTATCACCTTTTAGTTGAGTGCAGTGAAAATGTGTTGATGCCGTATACTCTGTCCATCCTTTACAGACAATCCTCAGGAGTGTTGAGTACATAAGTCTCAGCACTTCAAATAAGAACAGAATTGGTGGCAAATTTTCTTAAATTCTGAGATGTCAAACATTCTTTCTTATAATGGTTCAGAGAAGATGTTGAAAGGATAATTTTGTATTTATGAGGTTGAGATGAGAGATGTCAACTTATAAGAATCAGAAAAAGCTCACAAATCACACATCCTTTTTGGTCATTTAATTAATTATCCCCCTCTGAGAAGGAATGCACTAGGGCAACGTTGGCACTAACTAAAGCTGCATGCTGATTGGTTATGGAAAGAAAGTTGCCTTTGGAAATTATAGGCTTTGCATCATACCTATTGTGATCAGCAGAAGAAAATTCTTTTTTTCAATGAGAtgagataaattaaatgtatttggtgcTGCTGCGTACATTCCGTACTACACTGAACATGTATTAAGTCGGACAACACATGGTATACAGTCGATGTTCTCCCCgggatatttttttaaacaaagtggTGCTGCTGAGTACCTTCTTTTTTTTTGAACACCTGTAACTGCCATTTCCTGCAATCAAGAACAAAACATGCCCTTAAATGATAAGATATTGGAGAACCCTGCATACAGTAGTCCGGATCAGACAGTTCAACTAAAGGCATGGGAGAGTATTTTAATGAATAGGGAGAAGGTGCATGATGAATTGCTCACTCAGGCTGTGTTCATGTCTCAACTGACAACATTTCACTGTGTACGGCTTCATCCTCTGTTGTTCCAAacacaatactactactactgtgctTGATCTGTGACAACCTCTATGTATAAAGCATTACACACTATCCCACCACAGCCACCATTTTCTATAACAGATACACACGTACTATGTTAACTGTATTGGTGAAGCACCTTTCTGTACATAAAATAAATCATATGAGAGCAGATTTAAtgtgaattaaaaaaaaatgtttgaatTGTGTTGAAATCACTTTGTCCAAGTGTCTTACGTGAGATGAACACGAGATGTATGTGCATGTTATTGATTCTTCAAGGCTGCATGGAAATTTCAACATTGGTTTATTATTCTATTAGTTGTGGACCATCTCCCAACaaccccacctacagtactgagATATTTCAGGCCAGGGGTATATTCACTAGGCAAACGGGAGCAAACGGGCCGAAAGGAGGAGAGACTACCAGAACATGTTCAATAAGAAACGCTCATTttcattgcaaaatgtttttctaCAGTGCGCACTAATGAATAAATCTCCCATCATCTCACTGTAGTTCACAAAGTAGGTCAACACAGA
Coding sequences:
- the ppp1r11 gene encoding E3 ubiquitin-protein ligase PPP1R11, whose protein sequence is MAEAPGTSSETITETVQVDTPPPPQQEGRSLTIKLRKRKTDKKVEWSSDTVDNEHLGRRSSKCCCVYEKPKQFGESSSESEGDDGDEGCGSAHCILGHGKDGRHGHRGGGGGSTVPPSSGGSHAH